A window from Megalobrama amblycephala isolate DHTTF-2021 linkage group LG9, ASM1881202v1, whole genome shotgun sequence encodes these proteins:
- the LOC125276129 gene encoding E3 ubiquitin-protein ligase TRIM39-like isoform X1, whose product MSSSSGPLTEELQCSICLDVFTDPVTTPCGHNFCKTCLNKCWDNSRTCNCPYCKETFKIRPDLKINTTLRELVDHYKKKSPEKKREILCDFCEERKLKALKSCLVCQSSYCETHLEPHLRVAGLKKHKLINPVRNLEDYICQKHERPLELFCRDDQTCVCPMCAVKDHKNHNTVPIEEEIEEKKTQLMKTQKDVQQMIQDRIKKIQDVKHSAEVRKRNTEEEKAARVELFTDLIRSIERCQTEMLEMMEEQQKAAEKQEEELIEELEQEITELKMRNTELEQLSHTEDHLHLLQIYSSLCSSRNTRNWSEISVKTDESLETLRRALTQLQDTLQEKLTLTVSTDLKRMQQYEVDVTLDPDTANPYLILSDDGKQVRCGDIRQKLPDKPERFDKYADVLGKEGFSSGRFYFEVQVKGKTKWELGVVRESIDRKGKITARPSNGFWTVQLRNENEYKACAGPSVSLCLKPQRVGVFVDYEEGLVSFYDVESSSHIYSFTGQSFTDKLYPFFNPCNNDGGKNSTPLIITPVKYNK is encoded by the exons ATGTCATCCTCCAGCGGTCCACTGACGGAGGAGCTTCAGTGCTCAATATGTCTGGACGTGTTCACTGATCCAGTCACCACTCCATGTGGACACAACTTCTGCAAGACCTGTCTGAATAAGTGCTGGGACAACAGCCGGACCTGCAACTGTCCATATTGTAAAGAAACATTCAAGATCAGACCTGATCTCAAGATTAATACCACACTCAGAGAGCTCGTAGATCACTATAAAAAGAAAAGTCCTGAGAAAAAACGTGAAATTCTGTGTGACTTCTGTGAGGAAAGAAAGCTGAAAGCCCTGAAGTCGTGTCTGGTGTGTCAGAGCTCTTACTGTGAAACTCACCTGGAGCCTCATTTGAGAGTGGCAGGTTTAAAGAAACACAAACTGATCAATCCTGTGAGGAATCTGGAGGACTATATATGTCAGAAACATGAGAGACCTCTGGAGCTGTTCTGTAGAGATGATCAGACATGTGTGTGTCCGATGTGTGCTGTGAAAGACCACAAGAACCACAACACTGTTCCTATAGAAGAGGAGATTGAGGAGAAGAAG ACTCAACTGATGAAGACACAGAAAGACGTGCAGCAGATGATCCAGGACAGAATCAAGAAGATTCAAGATGTCAAACACTCAGCAGAAGTCAGAAAA AGAAACACAGAGGAGGAGAAAGCAGCCCGTGTCGAGCTCTTCACTGAtctcatccgctccattgagagatgTCAGACTGAAATGCTGGAGATGATGGAGGAGCAGCAGAAAGCAGCAGAGAAACAGGAGGAAGAGCTCATTGAAGagctggagcaggagatcactgagctaaagatgagaaacactgagctggagcagctctCACACACTGAAGATCACCTCCACCTCCTACAG ATTTACTCATCCCTGTGCAGCTCTAGAAACACCAGGAACTGGTCTGAGATCAGTGTGAAGACTGATGAGAGTCTGGAGACTCTGAGGAGAGCTCTGACTCAACTGCAGGACACTCTACAGGAGAAACTCACACTAACTG TCTCTACAGATCTGAAGAGGATGCAGCAGTATGAAG TGGATGTGACTCTGGATCCTGATACAGCTAATCCATATCTCATCCTGTCTGATGATGGAAAACAAGTGAGATGTGGAGACATTAGACAGAAACTCCCAGACAAACCAGAGAGATTTGATAAATATGCAGATGTCCTGGGAAAGGAGGGATTCTCCTCAGGGAGATTTTATTTTGAGGTGCAAGTGAAGGGAAAGACTAAATGGGAATTAGGAGTGGTCAGAGAATCCATTGACAGGAAGGGAAAAATCACAGCGAGACCCAGTAATGGATTCTGGACTGTGCAGCTGAGGAATGAGAATGAATATAAAGCCTGTGCTGGTccctctgtctctctgtgtctGAAGCCGCAGCGGGTCGGTGTGTTTGTGGATTATGAGGAGGGTCTGGTCTCCTTTTATGATGTGGAGTCCAGCTCTCATATCTACTCTTTCACTGGTCAGTCTTTCACTGACAAACTCTATCCATTTTTTAACCCGTGTAATAATGATGGAGGTAAAAACTCAACTCCACTGATCATCACACCTGTCAAATACAATAAATGA
- the LOC125276129 gene encoding E3 ubiquitin-protein ligase TRIM39-like isoform X2, with translation MSSSSGPLTEELQCSICLDVFTDPVTTPCGHNFCKTCLNKCWDNSRTCNCPYCKETFKIRPDLKINTTLRELVDHYKKKSPEKKREILCDFCEERKLKALKSCLVCQSSYCETHLEPHLRVAGLKKHKLINPVRNLEDYICQKHERPLELFCRDDQTCVCPMCAVKDHKNHNTVPIEEEIEEKKTQLMKTQKDVQQMIQDRIKKIQDVKHSAEVRKRNTEEEKAARVELFTDLIRSIERCQTEMLEMMEEQQKAAEKQEEELIEELEQEITELKMRNTELEQLSHTEDHLHLLQIYSSLCSSRNTRNWSEISVKTDESLETLRRALTQLQDTLQEKLTLTDLKRMQQYEVDVTLDPDTANPYLILSDDGKQVRCGDIRQKLPDKPERFDKYADVLGKEGFSSGRFYFEVQVKGKTKWELGVVRESIDRKGKITARPSNGFWTVQLRNENEYKACAGPSVSLCLKPQRVGVFVDYEEGLVSFYDVESSSHIYSFTGQSFTDKLYPFFNPCNNDGGKNSTPLIITPVKYNK, from the exons ATGTCATCCTCCAGCGGTCCACTGACGGAGGAGCTTCAGTGCTCAATATGTCTGGACGTGTTCACTGATCCAGTCACCACTCCATGTGGACACAACTTCTGCAAGACCTGTCTGAATAAGTGCTGGGACAACAGCCGGACCTGCAACTGTCCATATTGTAAAGAAACATTCAAGATCAGACCTGATCTCAAGATTAATACCACACTCAGAGAGCTCGTAGATCACTATAAAAAGAAAAGTCCTGAGAAAAAACGTGAAATTCTGTGTGACTTCTGTGAGGAAAGAAAGCTGAAAGCCCTGAAGTCGTGTCTGGTGTGTCAGAGCTCTTACTGTGAAACTCACCTGGAGCCTCATTTGAGAGTGGCAGGTTTAAAGAAACACAAACTGATCAATCCTGTGAGGAATCTGGAGGACTATATATGTCAGAAACATGAGAGACCTCTGGAGCTGTTCTGTAGAGATGATCAGACATGTGTGTGTCCGATGTGTGCTGTGAAAGACCACAAGAACCACAACACTGTTCCTATAGAAGAGGAGATTGAGGAGAAGAAG ACTCAACTGATGAAGACACAGAAAGACGTGCAGCAGATGATCCAGGACAGAATCAAGAAGATTCAAGATGTCAAACACTCAGCAGAAGTCAGAAAA AGAAACACAGAGGAGGAGAAAGCAGCCCGTGTCGAGCTCTTCACTGAtctcatccgctccattgagagatgTCAGACTGAAATGCTGGAGATGATGGAGGAGCAGCAGAAAGCAGCAGAGAAACAGGAGGAAGAGCTCATTGAAGagctggagcaggagatcactgagctaaagatgagaaacactgagctggagcagctctCACACACTGAAGATCACCTCCACCTCCTACAG ATTTACTCATCCCTGTGCAGCTCTAGAAACACCAGGAACTGGTCTGAGATCAGTGTGAAGACTGATGAGAGTCTGGAGACTCTGAGGAGAGCTCTGACTCAACTGCAGGACACTCTACAGGAGAAACTCACACTAACTG ATCTGAAGAGGATGCAGCAGTATGAAG TGGATGTGACTCTGGATCCTGATACAGCTAATCCATATCTCATCCTGTCTGATGATGGAAAACAAGTGAGATGTGGAGACATTAGACAGAAACTCCCAGACAAACCAGAGAGATTTGATAAATATGCAGATGTCCTGGGAAAGGAGGGATTCTCCTCAGGGAGATTTTATTTTGAGGTGCAAGTGAAGGGAAAGACTAAATGGGAATTAGGAGTGGTCAGAGAATCCATTGACAGGAAGGGAAAAATCACAGCGAGACCCAGTAATGGATTCTGGACTGTGCAGCTGAGGAATGAGAATGAATATAAAGCCTGTGCTGGTccctctgtctctctgtgtctGAAGCCGCAGCGGGTCGGTGTGTTTGTGGATTATGAGGAGGGTCTGGTCTCCTTTTATGATGTGGAGTCCAGCTCTCATATCTACTCTTTCACTGGTCAGTCTTTCACTGACAAACTCTATCCATTTTTTAACCCGTGTAATAATGATGGAGGTAAAAACTCAACTCCACTGATCATCACACCTGTCAAATACAATAAATGA
- the LOC125276112 gene encoding E3 ubiquitin-protein ligase TRIM21-like, which produces MAESSPTSTKARKAKRQSIDSCPPLMSSSSGPLTEELQCSLCLNMFTDPVTTPCGHNFCKTCLNKCWDNSQTCNCPYCKETFKIRPDLKINTTLRELVDHHKNKSPEKKPEVLKKPEVLCDVCEERKQKALKSCLVCQSSYCETHLEPHLKVADLKKHKLINPVRNLEDYICQKHERPLEQFCRDDQTCVCPICTLTDHKNHSTVPVEEESEKKKTELMKTQKDVQQMIQDRIKKIQDVKHSAEVRKRNTEKEKAARVELFTDLIRSIERCQTEVLEMMEEQQKAAEKQEEELIEELEQEITELKMRNTELEQLSHTEDHLHLLQIYSSLCSSRNTRNWSEISVKTDESLKTLRRALTQLQDTLLEKLTLNVSTDLKRMQQYEVDVTLDPDTANPNLILSDDGKQVRCGDIEQKLPDNPERFDTGVCVLGKKGFSSGRFYFEVQVKGKTDWDLGVARESINRKGLITLTSSIGFWTVALRNGNKYWAFADCPVSLRLRVKPQRVGVFVDYEEGLVSFYDVESSSHIYSFTGQSFTDKLYPFFNPCNNNGGKNSTPLIITPVNYNK; this is translated from the exons atGGCAGAATCTTCACCAACATCAACAAAGGCAAGAAAAGCCAAGAGACAGAGTATTGACTCTTGTCCTCCAT TGATGTCATCCTCCAGCGGTCCACTGACGGAGGAGCTTCAGTGCTCTCTATGTCTGAACATGTTCACTGATCCAGTCACCACTCCATGTGGACACAATTTCTGCAAGACCTGTCTGAATAAGTGCTGGGACAACAGCCAGACCTGCAACTGTCCATATTGTAAAGAAACATTCAAGATCAGACCTGATCTCAAGATTAATACCACACTCAGAGAGCTCGTAGATcaccataaaaataaaagtcctgaGAAAAAACCTGAAGTTCTGAAAAAACCTGAAGTTCTGTGTGACGTCTGTGAGGAAAGAAAGCAGAAAGCCCTGAAGTCGTGTCTGGTGTGTCAGAGCTCTTACTGTGAAACTCACCTGGAGCCTCATTTGAAAGTGGCAGATTTAAAGAAACACAAACTGATCAATCCTGTGAGGAATCTGGAGGACTATATATGTCAGAAACATGAGAGACCTCTGGAGCAGTTCTGTAGAGATGATCAGACATGTGTGTGTCCAATCTGCACTTTAACAGACCACAAGAACCACAGTACTGTTCCTGTAGAAGAGGAGAGTGAGAAGAAGAAG ACTGAATTGATGAAGACACAGAAAGACGTGCAGCAGATGATCCAAGACAGAATCAAGAAGATTCAAGATGTCAAACACTCAGCAGAAGTCAGAAAA AGAAACACAGAGAAGGAGAAAGCAGCACGTGTCGAGCTCTTCACTGAtctcatccgctccattgagagatgTCAGACTGAAGTGCTGGAGATGATGGAGGAGCAGCAGAAAGCAGCAGAGAAACAGGAGGAAGAGCTCATTGAAGagctggagcaggagatcactgagctaaagatgagaaacactgagctggagcagctctCACACACTGAAGATCACCTCCACCTCCTACAG ATTTACTCATCCCTGTGCAGCTCTAGAAACACCAGGAACTGGTCTGAGATCAGTGTAAAGACTGATGAGAGTCTGAAGACTCTGAGGAGAGCTCTGACTCAACTGCAGGACACTCTGCTTGAGAAACTCACTCTAAATG TTTCTACAGATCTGAAGAGGATGCAGCAGTATGAAG TGGATGTGACTCTGGATCCTGATACAGCTAATCCAAACCTCATCCTGTCTGATGATGGAAAACAAGTGAGATGTGGAGACATTGAGCAGAAACTCCCAGACAACCCAGAGCGATTTGATACTGGTGTATGTGTCCTGGGAAAGAAGGGATTCTCCTCAGGGAGATTTTATTTtgaggtgcaggtgaagggaaaGACTGACTGGGATTTAGGAGTGGCCAGAGAATCCATTAACAGGAAGGGATTGATCACACTGACTTCCAGTATTGGATTCTGGACTGTGGCTCTGAGGAATGGGAATAAATATTGGGCCTTTGCTGATTGTCCTGTCTCTCTGCGTCTGAGAGTGAAGCCGCAGCGGGTCGGTGTGTTTGTGGATTATGAGGAGGGTCTGGTCTCCTTTTATGATGTGGAGTCCAGCTCTCATATCTACTCTTTCACTGGTCAGTCTTTCACTGACAAACTCTATCCATTTTTTAACCCTTGTAATAATAATGGAGGTAAAAACTCAACTCCACTGATCATCACACCTGTCAATTACAATAAATGA